A single Campylobacter concisus DNA region contains:
- a CDS encoding ATP-dependent DNA helicase, with product MPLSRLNKEQYTAATAPFGHNLIIASAGTGKTSTIVARIAHLLNLGVKPEKILLLTFTNKAASEMIERLNRYFDKQVTSKITAGTFHSVSFSLLKSLDKGVTLKQPSELKTLLKSLVERRKFYHLSDVKPYGGAYLYDLYSLFQNSEQGTTFGKWISDKSEEQGVYAEIYEDVLEEFEAEKAKFSYADFNDLLIKMRDELKKGANLAYDEILIDEYQDTNTLQGSLIDAFKTKSLFCVGDFDQSIYAFNGANIEIIGSFKDRFPNANIYALNVNYRSSSSILALANKVINNNPRLYEKHLTVSRDGNFKPPRLLVYNELFDQYQNIADIISLSPFNRENIAIIFRNNSSADGIEVALKERGIGSKRKGGVSFFESREIKALIDIMGIYVNPKDIMAFIHICEYAKGVGSAVSKEIFDALLKLGHGNLIKGIVEPDESVNISSNKRRNYQLGLFDDLDEFAEVSRFSKLGFSDKFLGHPVLKLQKLSESGAQFLYEIYNFLRGMRNITKPATMINEIKTSKIYSLIVENLSTKRATLKNGNVDLALKEEVKERIMAKSVVLSELAKKYQDISKFYNFLALGSNEMSEGQGVSLLSVHASKGLEFDQVFIVDLAQNRFPNLKLMSMGGSLEEERRLFYVAVTRAKDELYLSYAKYDKIKKVTYQPSRFLIEAGMAKEEA from the coding sequence ATGCCCTTATCTAGGTTAAACAAAGAACAATACACCGCCGCAACTGCGCCATTTGGACACAATCTCATCATCGCTTCAGCTGGCACTGGCAAGACTAGCACGATTGTCGCTCGCATCGCTCATCTTTTAAATTTAGGCGTAAAGCCAGAGAAAATTTTGCTTCTAACTTTTACAAACAAAGCAGCCAGCGAGATGATAGAGCGCTTAAATAGGTATTTTGATAAACAAGTCACCTCCAAAATCACCGCAGGCACCTTTCACTCGGTATCATTTTCGCTTCTAAAAAGCCTTGATAAAGGCGTCACGCTAAAGCAGCCAAGCGAGCTAAAGACGCTTTTAAAAAGTCTTGTTGAGAGGCGTAAATTTTACCATTTAAGCGACGTCAAACCTTACGGTGGAGCTTATCTATACGATCTTTACTCGCTATTTCAAAACAGCGAGCAAGGCACAACATTTGGCAAATGGATAAGCGATAAGAGCGAAGAGCAGGGCGTTTATGCTGAAATTTATGAAGATGTTTTAGAGGAGTTTGAGGCTGAGAAGGCTAAATTTTCTTACGCTGATTTTAACGACCTTCTTATCAAAATGCGCGACGAGCTAAAAAAGGGGGCAAATTTAGCTTATGATGAAATTTTGATCGACGAGTATCAAGACACAAACACCCTTCAAGGCAGCCTAATAGACGCATTTAAGACAAAGAGCCTCTTTTGCGTGGGCGATTTTGACCAGAGCATTTATGCATTTAACGGCGCAAATATCGAGATCATTGGCTCATTTAAAGATCGCTTCCCAAACGCAAATATCTACGCTTTAAATGTAAATTACCGCTCAAGCTCAAGCATCCTTGCCCTTGCAAATAAGGTGATAAATAACAACCCAAGGCTTTATGAAAAGCACCTCACAGTTAGCCGAGATGGAAATTTCAAGCCTCCAAGGCTGCTTGTCTATAACGAGCTTTTTGATCAGTATCAAAATATCGCTGATATCATCTCGCTCTCGCCATTTAATAGAGAAAATATCGCCATAATTTTTAGAAATAACTCATCAGCTGATGGCATCGAAGTCGCGCTAAAAGAGCGAGGCATCGGCTCAAAGCGAAAGGGTGGGGTGAGCTTTTTTGAGAGCCGTGAGATCAAGGCGCTCATCGACATCATGGGAATTTATGTCAATCCAAAAGATATAATGGCATTTATCCACATCTGCGAATACGCAAAGGGCGTTGGCAGCGCAGTTAGCAAAGAAATTTTTGATGCACTTCTTAAGCTTGGGCATGGAAATTTGATAAAAGGGATAGTTGAGCCAGATGAGAGCGTAAATATCTCATCAAACAAAAGGCGAAACTATCAGCTGGGCCTTTTTGACGACCTTGACGAATTTGCCGAAGTTTCAAGGTTTTCTAAGCTTGGCTTTAGCGATAAATTTCTAGGCCACCCGGTGCTAAAACTACAAAAGCTAAGCGAGAGTGGGGCGCAGTTTTTATATGAAATTTACAACTTTTTAAGAGGCATGAGAAATATCACAAAGCCAGCCACAATGATAAATGAGATAAAAACTAGCAAAATTTACTCGTTAATCGTTGAAAATCTCAGTACAAAAAGAGCAACTCTAAAAAACGGCAATGTCGATCTTGCGCTCAAAGAAGAGGTCAAAGAGCGCATAATGGCAAAGAGCGTGGTGCTAAGCGAGCTAGCTAAAAAATATCAAGATATCAGTAAATTTTACAACTTCTTAGCCCTTGGAAGCAACGAGATGAGCGAAGGGCAGGGGGTTAGCCTACTTAGCGTGCATGCGAGCAAGGGGCTTGAGTTTGACCAAGTTTTCATCGTAGATCTCGCACAAAACCGCTTTCCAAATTTAAAGCTAATGAGCATGGGCGGCAGCCTAGAGGAGGAGAGGCGGCTCTTTTACGTAGCAGTAACTAGGGCAAAAGACGAGCTATATCTTAGCTACGCAAAATACGACAAGATAAAGAAGGTGACCTACCAGCCAAGCAGGTTTTTGATAGAGGCTGGCATGGCAAAAGAGGAAGCTTAA
- a CDS encoding efflux transporter periplasmic adaptor subunit, with protein sequence MKKSKILIILLILGVGGYFIYDKFFNIKDEKVEFITKKAKKGSFSKKVDATGEIFATELVDVGAQVSGQIKKLYVKLGDQVKKGDMIASIDSSTQQNSIDNKEAQLAIYKAQLESAKVALNIAKTQFDRENALFAKNATSKQEFESAKNTYSTNSAKIKELEAQIKQTNIELSTAKINLGYTKITAPRDGIIVSVQVEEGQTVNANQTTPTIVKIADLSYVKMKMQIAEGDITKIKVGTPVEYSILSEPTKKFQTTVSSIDPGLTTLSDGSYGSSSSSKSTSSSTSSNSAVYYYAQSIVENKDKILRIGMTTQNELLIANVKDAIIVPSIGIKRDENGTFVYVLKDGKAVKTSVKTGIKDNLDTQIISGVNEGDEIITSQGSASEIAKMIEKENKKF encoded by the coding sequence ATGAAAAAATCTAAAATTTTAATAATCCTGCTTATTTTAGGCGTCGGTGGATATTTTATCTACGATAAATTTTTCAATATAAAAGACGAAAAGGTGGAATTTATCACCAAAAAGGCAAAGAAAGGTTCATTCAGTAAAAAAGTTGATGCCACTGGAGAAATTTTCGCCACAGAGCTAGTTGATGTGGGTGCTCAGGTGAGCGGCCAGATAAAAAAGCTCTATGTTAAGCTTGGAGATCAGGTCAAAAAAGGCGATATGATCGCAAGTATCGATAGCTCGACCCAGCAAAATAGCATAGACAATAAAGAAGCACAGCTAGCCATCTACAAAGCTCAGCTTGAAAGCGCAAAAGTGGCTCTAAATATCGCAAAAACGCAGTTTGATAGAGAAAATGCACTTTTTGCCAAAAACGCCACTTCAAAACAAGAATTTGAAAGTGCAAAAAATACTTATAGCACAAATAGCGCCAAGATAAAGGAGCTCGAGGCTCAGATAAAGCAGACAAATATCGAGCTAAGTACGGCTAAGATAAATTTAGGCTACACAAAGATCACCGCTCCAAGAGATGGCATAATAGTAAGCGTGCAGGTCGAAGAGGGACAAACCGTAAATGCTAATCAAACTACGCCAACTATCGTAAAGATCGCAGATCTAAGCTATGTTAAGATGAAGATGCAAATAGCTGAGGGTGACATCACAAAAATAAAGGTTGGCACACCAGTTGAATACTCGATCCTCTCTGAGCCAACGAAGAAATTTCAAACAACGGTTAGCTCGATTGACCCTGGCTTAACGACATTAAGCGATGGTAGCTACGGCTCTAGCAGTAGTAGCAAATCTACAAGTTCAAGCACTTCAAGCAACTCAGCTGTTTATTATTACGCGCAAAGCATAGTTGAAAATAAAGATAAAATTTTAAGAATAGGCATGACAACACAAAATGAGCTTTTAATAGCAAATGTAAAGGACGCTATCATCGTACCAAGCATCGGCATTAAAAGAGATGAAAACGGCACATTTGTCTATGTTCTAAAAGATGGCAAAGCGGTAAAAACATCGGTAAAAACTGGTATAAAAGATAACCTCGATACGCAGATCATTAGTGGCGTAAACGAGGGCGATGAGATCATCACATCACAAGGCTCAGCAAGCGAAATAGCCAAGATGATCGAAAAAGAAAATAAGAAGTTTTAA
- a CDS encoding macrolide ABC transporter permease/ATP-binding protein MacB (with MacA is involved in the export of macrolide): MISLKNITKSFKLGDNEIEILHGINLEIKKGEFIAIIGQSGSGKSTLMNILGCLDSPSGGQYLLDGKDISKFDSDALAKLRRDKFGFIFQRYNLLSTMNALENVALPSIYAGANKSEREKRGMEILDSLGLSEKAKNLPNKLSGGQQQRVSIARALMNGGEIILADEPTGALDSKSGLRVMEILVDLYKKGHTIIIVTHDPKIAEYASRVIEIKDGNIVSDNIKNSEIFEAKKQNQPEKSKFTYYKDQLIESFKMSVNAMLAHKLRSLLTMLGIIIGITAVISVVALGKGSQEQILAGIRKIGTNTIDIMPGKGFGDMLSGRVKTLSISDANMLSKQSFLDSVTPNTSTSGVLTYENISLTATLKGGGVGSFDVNGLKLEKGRIYDEDEVLNSDSVTLIDQNTKNSIFKNEDPIGKIILFNKKPLRIIGVLQKDEFKVGDASSLKIYAPYTTVINKITGDKFISSITVKVNESVNAQIAEKSLTDLLTIKHGKKDFFTRNSDSIKQTIEETISTMRLLISSIAVVSLVVGGIGVMNIMLVSVTERTKEIGIKMAIGARQSNILQQFLIEAVLLCLIGGAIGIVLSYAIGYIFNNFLNGFSMIFSNGSIVLALVTSMAIGIIFGYMPAKNASKLNPIDALSRE, from the coding sequence GTGATAAGTCTAAAAAATATCACAAAAAGCTTTAAGCTTGGCGATAATGAGATAGAAATTCTTCATGGCATAAATTTAGAGATAAAAAAGGGCGAATTTATAGCCATTATCGGTCAGTCTGGCTCTGGTAAATCAACGCTTATGAATATCCTTGGCTGCCTTGATAGCCCAAGTGGCGGGCAATACTTGCTAGATGGCAAAGATATATCAAAATTTGATAGCGACGCACTTGCTAAGCTTAGGCGAGATAAATTTGGCTTTATATTTCAAAGATACAACCTTCTTAGCACGATGAATGCCCTTGAAAACGTAGCCCTTCCTAGCATATACGCAGGTGCAAACAAGAGCGAGCGAGAGAAAAGAGGGATGGAGATCTTAGACTCTCTTGGTCTTAGCGAAAAAGCAAAAAATTTACCAAATAAACTCTCAGGCGGACAACAACAAAGGGTCTCCATAGCAAGGGCGCTGATGAATGGTGGCGAGATTATCTTGGCTGATGAGCCAACTGGTGCGCTTGATAGCAAAAGTGGGCTAAGAGTGATGGAAATTTTAGTTGATCTTTACAAAAAAGGCCACACCATCATCATCGTCACACACGATCCAAAGATCGCTGAGTATGCGAGTAGGGTGATCGAGATAAAAGATGGCAACATCGTAAGTGATAATATAAAAAATAGTGAAATTTTTGAGGCCAAAAAGCAAAACCAACCAGAAAAGAGCAAATTTACCTACTATAAAGATCAGCTAATTGAAAGCTTTAAAATGTCGGTAAATGCGATGCTAGCTCATAAATTAAGATCGCTTCTTACTATGCTTGGCATTATAATTGGCATCACGGCGGTCATTAGCGTCGTGGCCCTTGGCAAAGGCTCACAGGAGCAAATTTTAGCTGGCATCAGAAAGATCGGTACAAATACGATCGATATCATGCCAGGAAAAGGCTTTGGCGATATGCTCTCAGGTAGGGTAAAAACGCTCTCTATAAGTGACGCAAATATGCTCTCAAAGCAGTCATTTCTGGACTCAGTCACTCCAAATACAAGCACTTCAGGTGTACTAACGTATGAAAATATCTCCTTAACAGCGACGCTAAAGGGCGGTGGAGTAGGGAGCTTTGATGTAAATGGACTAAAGCTAGAAAAAGGAAGAATTTACGATGAGGACGAGGTTTTAAACTCAGATTCTGTCACATTAATAGATCAAAATACCAAAAACAGTATATTTAAAAACGAAGATCCGATCGGCAAGATCATACTTTTTAATAAAAAGCCACTTCGCATTATAGGCGTTTTGCAAAAAGATGAGTTTAAAGTCGGTGATGCTAGCTCACTTAAAATTTATGCTCCATACACGACTGTGATAAACAAGATAACGGGAGATAAATTTATTAGCTCAATAACTGTAAAAGTAAATGAGAGCGTAAATGCTCAGATCGCAGAAAAGAGCCTAACCGATCTTTTAACGATAAAACACGGCAAAAAGGACTTCTTCACAAGAAATTCTGACAGCATCAAGCAAACTATCGAAGAGACCATCTCAACCATGCGCCTTCTCATCTCAAGTATCGCCGTCGTTTCGCTAGTAGTTGGTGGCATAGGCGTCATGAACATCATGCTAGTCTCAGTCACCGAGCGCACCAAAGAGATAGGCATAAAAATGGCGATCGGAGCCAGACAGAGCAACATCTTGCAGCAGTTTTTGATAGAGGCGGTGCTACTTTGCTTAATCGGCGGAGCCATCGGCATCGTCCTATCCTACGCTATCGGCTACATCTTTAACAACTTCTTAAACGGCTTTAGCATGATCTTTTCAAACGGCTCGATCGTGCTTGCACTTGTCACATCGATGGCGATTGGCATCATCTTTGGCTACATGCCTGCCAAAAACGCCTCAAAACTAAATCCAATAGATGCGCTTTCAAGGGAGTAA
- a CDS encoding glutamyl-tRNA amidotransferase, which produces MSIREQILADIKEAMKAKDEFKRDTLRTLNAALKQVEVDQRVKMTDEVVLPLLQREIKKRADSVELYIKGAREDLAKKEQGEIELIKAYLPAQLSDEELKEKIKKIIERAGKNLGAVMKMAKDEIGASAEAKRISMIAKELLA; this is translated from the coding sequence ATGAGTATAAGAGAGCAAATTTTGGCTGATATAAAAGAGGCTATGAAGGCAAAAGATGAGTTTAAAAGAGATACTTTAAGAACGCTAAATGCAGCACTTAAGCAGGTCGAAGTCGATCAAAGGGTTAAAATGACTGATGAAGTGGTACTTCCGCTACTTCAAAGGGAGATCAAAAAGAGGGCTGACTCAGTTGAGCTTTATATAAAAGGTGCTAGAGAGGATTTGGCTAAAAAAGAGCAGGGCGAGATTGAGCTTATTAAGGCATATTTGCCAGCACAACTAAGTGATGAAGAGCTTAAAGAAAAAATAAAAAAGATTATTGAAAGAGCTGGTAAAAATTTAGGTGCCGTAATGAAAATGGCAAAAGATGAGATCGGAGCAAGTGCTGAAGCAAAACGCATAAGTATGATCGCAAAAGAGCTTTTGGCTTAA
- a CDS encoding disulfide bond formation protein DsbA → MVIAIDLGSNTFRVALVKKEQNAFSNEQIYEKIVGAARGLNESGKIADESKNRLFEAISEAKSKFDFDKFKCVAVATEAFRVASNSGKIFSEIREKFGINFHIIDGQAEAKLTFLGVQNSLRKLGINDKFSIIDIGGASSEIGEEGKFISFKFGIITFYERFKTLDLMQENAKIYTKEAREFLTSLNNRLIVLTSGVPTTIAVLKLGLNYESYDPKKVSGYELKNDDLAWFINELLKMDDKSADVAVGRNRKYPLIAGTLLLEELLNGQNAKFIVIDDGLREGVGVTYLQGKFQEIITNF, encoded by the coding sequence TTGGTTATAGCGATCGATCTTGGCTCAAACACATTTCGTGTAGCACTTGTCAAAAAAGAACAAAATGCCTTTAGTAATGAGCAAATTTATGAAAAGATAGTAGGAGCTGCTAGAGGGCTAAATGAAAGTGGCAAGATAGCAGATGAGTCTAAAAATAGGCTCTTTGAAGCGATATCGGAGGCTAAAAGTAAATTTGACTTTGATAAATTTAAATGCGTAGCAGTCGCGACTGAGGCTTTTAGGGTAGCGTCAAATAGCGGGAAAATTTTTAGCGAGATAAGAGAGAAATTTGGCATAAATTTTCATATCATTGACGGGCAAGCTGAAGCAAAACTTACATTTTTAGGCGTGCAAAATTCCTTAAGAAAGCTTGGCATAAATGATAAATTTAGCATCATCGACATCGGCGGTGCAAGCTCAGAGATAGGCGAAGAGGGAAAATTTATAAGCTTTAAATTTGGCATCATCACCTTTTACGAGAGGTTTAAGACGCTTGATCTGATGCAAGAAAATGCAAAAATTTATACAAAAGAGGCAAGGGAATTTTTAACAAGCCTCAACAATAGACTTATCGTGCTAACTTCTGGCGTACCGACCACTATCGCAGTACTAAAGCTTGGGCTAAACTACGAAAGCTATGATCCAAAAAAAGTGAGCGGATATGAGCTTAAAAATGACGATCTTGCTTGGTTTATAAATGAGCTTTTAAAGATGGACGATAAGAGCGCTGATGTGGCGGTTGGAAGAAACAGAAAATATCCGCTCATCGCTGGGACACTGCTTTTAGAGGAGCTACTAAACGGGCAAAATGCGAAATTTATAGTTATCGACGATGGGCTTAGAGAAGGTGTTGGGGTGACCTATTTGCAAGGAAAATTTCAAGAAATTATCACAAATTTTTAG
- a CDS encoding phosphate permease, with amino-acid sequence MLRDNLLAFVIFAICSVGFFVWGYQYIPTNNYFLFLIAGMFGLFMAFNIGGNDVANSFGTSVGAKTLTLKQALIIAAIFELSGAIFAGSEVTNTIRNEIVKFPSDLNPIKFVIIMISALLSSGLWLFYASKKGLPVSTTHSIVGGIVGAGLAMGFMIKDPEPFSMVSWSEIGRIAVSWVISPLLGGVMSYIIFGYVKSKIIEPTHELKMNLKALKAERKAYKESFIKTLKTKPAEEQIATLSKIAVIDEDEIETTEYSEYRSKIRIMKDGEKEVDTFKAMKKHIPIIAGFAAMVISSMMLFKGLEHINLAFSIIQTIWIIFVIGALAYLASLAIINVMSKNDSEKSINRIFSWFQIFTASSFAFSHGANDIANAVGPFAAVLDVLKTGSINESSPIPSIAMVTFGISLVVGLWFLGKEVITTIGSKLAEILPTTGFSAELASSIVILLATKLGIPVSSTHILIGAVLGIGIVNKNANWKMVRPIILAWLITLPAAAISSAIFYFALAKFLGV; translated from the coding sequence TTGCTTCGAGATAACTTATTGGCATTTGTTATTTTTGCAATTTGTAGCGTTGGATTTTTCGTTTGGGGCTATCAGTATATCCCGACAAATAACTACTTTTTATTCTTGATCGCTGGCATGTTTGGTCTTTTTATGGCCTTTAACATCGGTGGAAATGACGTTGCAAACAGCTTTGGTACAAGCGTTGGCGCTAAGACTCTTACGCTTAAGCAAGCTCTCATCATCGCAGCCATTTTTGAGCTTAGCGGTGCGATATTTGCAGGATCAGAGGTTACAAATACGATTAGAAACGAGATCGTGAAATTTCCAAGCGATCTAAACCCGATAAAATTTGTCATCATCATGATCTCAGCCCTTCTTAGCTCTGGGCTTTGGCTCTTTTATGCGTCTAAAAAAGGTCTACCAGTCTCGACCACTCACTCGATCGTTGGCGGTATCGTTGGTGCAGGACTTGCTATGGGTTTTATGATAAAAGATCCAGAACCATTTAGCATGGTCTCATGGAGTGAGATCGGTAGGATCGCCGTTAGCTGGGTTATCTCACCACTGCTTGGCGGCGTGATGTCTTACATAATATTTGGTTATGTAAAAAGTAAGATTATCGAGCCAACACATGAACTTAAAATGAATCTAAAGGCGCTAAAGGCTGAGAGAAAAGCATATAAAGAAAGCTTCATAAAAACACTAAAAACAAAGCCGGCTGAGGAGCAAATAGCTACTCTTTCAAAGATCGCAGTTATCGATGAGGACGAGATCGAAACCACTGAATACAGCGAGTATCGCTCAAAAATCCGCATTATGAAAGATGGTGAAAAAGAGGTAGATACTTTTAAAGCGATGAAAAAGCATATCCCAATTATCGCTGGATTTGCCGCGATGGTGATCTCGTCGATGATGCTTTTTAAAGGGTTGGAGCATATAAATTTAGCCTTTAGCATCATCCAAACTATCTGGATCATCTTTGTTATTGGGGCTCTAGCATATCTTGCAAGCCTTGCTATCATAAATGTCATGAGCAAAAATGATAGCGAAAAGAGCATCAATAGAATTTTTTCATGGTTTCAAATTTTTACCGCTTCATCTTTTGCATTTTCACACGGTGCAAACGATATCGCAAATGCAGTTGGACCATTTGCAGCCGTACTTGACGTGCTAAAAACTGGCTCTATAAACGAAAGCTCACCCATACCAAGCATCGCAATGGTAACCTTTGGTATCTCGCTTGTCGTTGGGCTTTGGTTTTTAGGCAAAGAGGTGATCACTACTATCGGCTCAAAACTAGCTGAAATTTTACCTACGACCGGCTTTAGCGCTGAGCTTGCCTCAAGTATCGTTATACTTCTAGCCACAAAGCTTGGCATACCAGTTAGCTCGACTCATATCCTAATAGGCGCAGTTTTAGGCATCGGCATCGTAAATAAAAATGCAAACTGGAAAATGGTAAGACCAATCATACTAGCTTGGCTCATCACGCTTCCAGCAGCTGCTATCTCATCGGCTATATTTTATTTTGCCCTTGCTAAATTTTTAGGCGTTTAG